GGTATTGATAGCGGGTCTTATGTTTATAAATTTTTATACACTCAAATGGTACACTTTTTTAGCAATAGCTTGCGGTATTTATGTTTATAAAAATACCATTTCACCACTTTATAAAGGATTTTTAAAAAAGGTGAACAAAGTTCTATCTTTTAATAAAAGATGAATTGTGATAGAATATAACTACACTTTTGAGAGTTTCAAAAAGGAAGACAAGCCGTGAAAAAATTATTGAAAGTTCTCAAGAGAATTTTTGTGCTTATATTTGTAATAGCTTTTTTTGTATATTCTGCTACTACAGTTTTTAAGCAACAAATGATTTTAAAACAGGTAAAGGCTCAGCAGAGGGAAGTTATTGTCCAGATAGAAAAAGTCAAAAAAGAAAATGAATATCTAAAAAGGCTTGCGCAGTATGTTGGTACAAAAGACTACATTCAACAGGTGGCAAGGGAAAAACTTGGGCTTGTTGGCAAGGATGAAATTGTGTTTATAGATAAAAACAGAAGGAAAAAGAAGTAGAGGAGGCTATATTTTGTGTTAATCAAAAGAGGTCAAATATTAGAAGGTATTGTAAAGGACATAATACAGTTTGGTGCGTTTGTTGAGCTTCCAAACGGGAAAGTTGGCCTTGTTCACATCTCAGAAGTGGCAGAAGAGTATGTTGAGGATATAAAAAAGTATTTAAAAGAAAATCAAACTGTTAAAGTAAAGGTTATTGATGTAAAAGAAGATGGTAAAATTAGCCTATCAATAAAGAGAGCAAAGGAAACAATGAAAAGAGAAAATAAGACCAAAAGAGCTAAAGATGATTTTGAAGCAAAACTTTCAAAGTTTTTAAAAGACAGCAATCAAAAGCTCAGTGAGTACAACAAACGATTTGA
The DNA window shown above is from Caldicellulosiruptor owensensis OL and carries:
- a CDS encoding FtsB family cell division protein, translated to MKKLLKVLKRIFVLIFVIAFFVYSATTVFKQQMILKQVKAQQREVIVQIEKVKKENEYLKRLAQYVGTKDYIQQVAREKLGLVGKDEIVFIDKNRRKKK
- a CDS encoding S1 RNA-binding domain-containing protein, producing the protein MLIKRGQILEGIVKDIIQFGAFVELPNGKVGLVHISEVAEEYVEDIKKYLKENQTVKVKVIDVKEDGKISLSIKRAKETMKRENKTKRAKDDFEAKLSKFLKDSNQKLSEYNKRFDGKRR